One Solanum pennellii chromosome 9, SPENNV200 DNA segment encodes these proteins:
- the LOC107031451 gene encoding uncharacterized protein LOC107031451 isoform X2 yields the protein MNEFQNGRSHTYDKPSPGCLGRMVNLFDLNSGVTGNRLLTDKPHRDGSLSRSQSDLVRLPPSSENQVEEKMVVSDLKRTNSNRKSNGTPMKMLIAQEMSKEVGSGHNPPSVVAKLMGLDALPQKSVPAIRSHFGGHSRCHTDSSFSYCQEENEYSTEELQQELHQYPEQNEYKDVYEVWRHPPKMNSVRSESPQKARHDDQISFEKKSAFVRQKFIEAKCLSIDEQLRQSKEFQDALDVLSSNTDLFLKFLQEPNPMFTQHLSNLQSIPPPPETKRITVLRPSKMIDDCKFSGSVKKNEKDISRAIHIVQGNKAKSHMAFSPPIANWNIHENHAQPTRIVVLKPSLGKTHNFIDASSSPSASPRVSQTETSFVHMEVDEAQESREVAKAITQHMRVNIGGHQRDEILLSSEFANGYIGDESSFNKSEKQYAAGNVSDSEVMSPASRHSWEYINRFGSPYSCSSLSRAAYSHESSVSREAKKRLSERWAMVASNGSCQEQRQMRRSNSSTLGEMLALSDIKMTRSIEQDNIKEDPQISNSNSPSNSKDDEDPVTGENDLSKHTTKSRSTKSSLKGKFSNLFFSRAKKPNKDGAKCLQSNDDLHSGPKPLRSLSEIDKYSGQFLDDPGVECSRTNLRESSCALTCEDLVEKQATISPEVVFSGARSVCARYLCENQDQPSPISVLETPFEEDDHLACISSGGIKPDRHGAELSVHSLRSNLIDKSPPIGSIARTLSWDDTCADTASSVCVRPSSSTQRTEEVEREWFSFVQTLLTVAGLDEVQLDAFSTMWHSPESPLDPSLREKYIDLNEKETLHESKRRQRRSTQKLVFDCVNAALLEIAEYGADNFQKAIPYMGVHNNLPQGTTRLVLLEQVWDWMKEWFSSEVKYLSTDGGDLNSLVVEEMVGKEVMGKMWLENLRFELDNVGVEIEEKLLEELVNESVVELTCKM from the exons ATGAATGAGTTTCAGAATGGCAGGAGTCATACCTATGATAAACCTTCTCCAGGATGCTTGGGACGAATGGTGAACCTTTTTGATTTAAATTCAGGGGTGACAGGAAACAGGCTGCTTACGGATAAACCACATCGTGATG GTTCACTCTCAAGGAGCCAATCAGATCTGGTGAGGTTGCCACCATCTTCTGAGAATCAAGTAGAAGAAAAAATG GTTGTCTCGGATTTGAAGAGGACTAATTCAAACAGGAAATCAAATGGAACGCCAATGAAGATGCTCATAGCCCAAGAAATGTCCAAGGAAGTAGGTTCTGGTCATAATCCACCTAGTGTTGTTGCTAAGCTGATGGGGCTTGATGCTCTTCCGCAGAAATCTGTTCCGGCCATAAGAAGtcattttggaggtcattcacGGTGTCATACAGATTCCTCTTTCAGCTATTGCCAGGAAGAAAATGAATACTCGACGGAAGAACTGCAGCAAGAATTACATCAATACCCCGAGCAGAATGAATATAAAGATGTTTATGAAGTTTGGCGGCACCCCCCAAAAATGAACTCTGTGAGAAGTGAATCCCCACAAAAGGCAAGACACGATGATCAAATTAGTTTTGAAAAGAAGTCAGCTTTTGTTCGTCAGAAGTTTATTGAAGCAAAATGTTTATCCATAGATGAACAACTTCGCCAGTCTAAGGAATTCCAAGATGCATTGGATGTCTTAAGTTCCAACACGGATCTGTTCCTCAAGTTTCTGCAAGAACCAAATCCAATGTTTACTCAGCATTTATCCAATTTGCAGTCTATACCTCCTCCACCTGAGACAAAGCGAATAACTGTTCTAAGACCATCAAAGATGATTGATGATTGTAAATTTAGTGGATCAGTgaagaaaaatgagaaagatATAAGCAGAGCCATCCATATAGTCCAGGGCAACAAGGCCAAATCTCATATGGCATTTTCTCCTCCTATAGCAAATTGGAACATTCATGAAAATCATGCTCAACCTACACGGATTGTTGTATTAAAACCAAGTCTTGGTAAGACTCACAACTTTATTGATGCAAGTTCTTCTCCATCTGCATCACCAAGAGTATCACAAACTGAAACAAGTTTTGTCCACATGGAGGTTGATGAAGCTCAAGAATCAAGAGAAGTGGCAAAGGCTATTACACAGCACATGCGAGTAAACATAGGTGGACATCAAAGGGATGAAATATTACTTTCTTCTGAATTTGCAAATGGCTACATTGGTGATGAAAGCTCATTTAATAAATCTGAAAAACAATATGCAGCTGGAAATGTCAGTGATTCTGAAGTCATGTCACCAGCTTCTAGGCACTCATGGGAATATATCAATAGGTTTGGCAGCCCTTATTCTTGTTCCTCCTTGAGCCGTGCTGCTTATTCCCATGAATCTTCAGTTTCCAGAGAAGCCAAGAAGCGACTCTCGGAGAGATGGGCGATGGTGGCATCTAATGGCAGTTGTCAAGAACAAAGACAAATGAGAAGAAGCAACAGCAGCACTTTAGGTGAAATGCTTGCTCTTTCTGATATTAAGATGACCAGAAGCATAGAGCAGGACAATATTAAAGAAGATCCCCAGATTTCAAATTCCAACTCTCCGAGTAATTCCAAAGATGATGAAG ATCCTGTGACAGGAGAAAATGACCTTTCCAAGCATACAACAAAATCTAGAAGTACAAAATCATCATTGAAAGGGAAGTTCTCAAATCTTTTTTTCTCTAGAGCCAAAAAGCCAAACAAAGACGGAGCCAAGTGTCTGCAATCCAATGATGACTTGCACTCTGGTCCAAAGCCTTTACGTTCTCTATCAGAAATTGACAAATACAGTGGTCAATTCCTTGATGATCCAGGGGTTGAGTGCTCAAGAACCAATCTTCGTGAATCATCATGTGCACTAACTTGCGAAGATTTGGTTGAGAAGCAAGCCACAATCTCTCCTGAG GTTGTGTTCTCTGGAGCAAGATCTGTGTGCGCTAGATACCTATGTGAGAACCAGGATCAGCCAAGTCCTATATCAGTTTTGGAGACACCATTTGAAGAGGATGACCATCTAGCATGTATATCATCTGGAGGTATCAAGCCAGACCGTCATG GTGCCGAGTTATCTGTTCACTCTTTAAGGTCCAATTTGATTGACAAATCTCCTCCAATAGGATCAATTGCACGTACATTGTCATGGGATGATACTTGTGCAGATACAGCCAGTTCAGTTTGTGTAAGACCATCATCATCCACTCAGAGGACAGAGGAAGTAGAACGTGAATGGTTCTCTTTTGTTCAAACATTACTAACCGTGGCCGGCCTTGATGAAGTGCAGCTTGATGCTTTCTCAACCATGTGGCATTCTCCTGAAAGCCCTTTGGACCCATCACTCAGAGAAAAATACATTGATCTGAATGAGAAGGAGACACTACACGAGTCTAAGCGAAGGCAAAGGAGATCAACCCAAAAGCTTGTGTTCGATTGTGTAAATGCAGCTTTACTAGAAATTGCAGAATATGGGGCAGACAACTTCCAAAAAGCCATACCTTATATGGGGGTCCATAATAATCTACCACAGGGAACAACTAGACTAGTATTATTGGAACAAGTGTGGGACTGGATGAAGGAATGGTTTTCTAGTGAAGTGAAATATCTGTCTACTGATGGTGGGGACTTAAACAGCCTGGTGGTTGAGGAAATGGTAGGGAAGGAGGTGATGGGCAAAATGTGGCTTGAAAACTTGAGATTTGAATTAGACAATGTAGGAGTCGAAATTGAAGAGAAGTTGCTCGAAGAGCTTGTGAATGAATCCGTCGTTGAATTGACATGTAAAATGTGA
- the LOC107031451 gene encoding uncharacterized protein LOC107031451 isoform X1, translating into MNEFQNGRSHTYDKPSPGCLGRMVNLFDLNSGVTGNRLLTDKPHRDGSLSRSQSDLVRLPPSSENQVEEKMVVSDLKRTNSNRKSNGTPMKMLIAQEMSKEVGSGHNPPSVVAKLMGLDALPQKSVPAIRSHFGGHSRCHTDSSFSYCQEENEYSTEELQQELHQYPEQNEYKDVYEVWRHPPKMNSVRSESPQKARHDDQISFEKKSAFVRQKFIEAKCLSIDEQLRQSKEFQDALDVLSSNTDLFLKFLQEPNPMFTQHLSNLQSIPPPPETKRITVLRPSKMIDDCKFSGSVKKNEKDISRAIHIVQGNKAKSHMAFSPPIANWNIHENHAQPTRIVVLKPSLGKTHNFIDASSSPSASPRVSQTETSFVHMEVDEAQESREVAKAITQHMRVNIGGHQRDEILLSSEFANGYIGDESSFNKSEKQYAAGNVSDSEVMSPASRHSWEYINRFGSPYSCSSLSRAAYSHESSVSREAKKRLSERWAMVASNGSCQEQRQMRRSNSSTLGEMLALSDIKMTRSIEQDNIKEDPQISNSNSPSNSKDDEGNHKSPKNLLRSMSVPVSSTAFSSQLNVGAPDPVTGENDLSKHTTKSRSTKSSLKGKFSNLFFSRAKKPNKDGAKCLQSNDDLHSGPKPLRSLSEIDKYSGQFLDDPGVECSRTNLRESSCALTCEDLVEKQATISPEVVFSGARSVCARYLCENQDQPSPISVLETPFEEDDHLACISSGGIKPDRHGAELSVHSLRSNLIDKSPPIGSIARTLSWDDTCADTASSVCVRPSSSTQRTEEVEREWFSFVQTLLTVAGLDEVQLDAFSTMWHSPESPLDPSLREKYIDLNEKETLHESKRRQRRSTQKLVFDCVNAALLEIAEYGADNFQKAIPYMGVHNNLPQGTTRLVLLEQVWDWMKEWFSSEVKYLSTDGGDLNSLVVEEMVGKEVMGKMWLENLRFELDNVGVEIEEKLLEELVNESVVELTCKM; encoded by the exons ATGAATGAGTTTCAGAATGGCAGGAGTCATACCTATGATAAACCTTCTCCAGGATGCTTGGGACGAATGGTGAACCTTTTTGATTTAAATTCAGGGGTGACAGGAAACAGGCTGCTTACGGATAAACCACATCGTGATG GTTCACTCTCAAGGAGCCAATCAGATCTGGTGAGGTTGCCACCATCTTCTGAGAATCAAGTAGAAGAAAAAATG GTTGTCTCGGATTTGAAGAGGACTAATTCAAACAGGAAATCAAATGGAACGCCAATGAAGATGCTCATAGCCCAAGAAATGTCCAAGGAAGTAGGTTCTGGTCATAATCCACCTAGTGTTGTTGCTAAGCTGATGGGGCTTGATGCTCTTCCGCAGAAATCTGTTCCGGCCATAAGAAGtcattttggaggtcattcacGGTGTCATACAGATTCCTCTTTCAGCTATTGCCAGGAAGAAAATGAATACTCGACGGAAGAACTGCAGCAAGAATTACATCAATACCCCGAGCAGAATGAATATAAAGATGTTTATGAAGTTTGGCGGCACCCCCCAAAAATGAACTCTGTGAGAAGTGAATCCCCACAAAAGGCAAGACACGATGATCAAATTAGTTTTGAAAAGAAGTCAGCTTTTGTTCGTCAGAAGTTTATTGAAGCAAAATGTTTATCCATAGATGAACAACTTCGCCAGTCTAAGGAATTCCAAGATGCATTGGATGTCTTAAGTTCCAACACGGATCTGTTCCTCAAGTTTCTGCAAGAACCAAATCCAATGTTTACTCAGCATTTATCCAATTTGCAGTCTATACCTCCTCCACCTGAGACAAAGCGAATAACTGTTCTAAGACCATCAAAGATGATTGATGATTGTAAATTTAGTGGATCAGTgaagaaaaatgagaaagatATAAGCAGAGCCATCCATATAGTCCAGGGCAACAAGGCCAAATCTCATATGGCATTTTCTCCTCCTATAGCAAATTGGAACATTCATGAAAATCATGCTCAACCTACACGGATTGTTGTATTAAAACCAAGTCTTGGTAAGACTCACAACTTTATTGATGCAAGTTCTTCTCCATCTGCATCACCAAGAGTATCACAAACTGAAACAAGTTTTGTCCACATGGAGGTTGATGAAGCTCAAGAATCAAGAGAAGTGGCAAAGGCTATTACACAGCACATGCGAGTAAACATAGGTGGACATCAAAGGGATGAAATATTACTTTCTTCTGAATTTGCAAATGGCTACATTGGTGATGAAAGCTCATTTAATAAATCTGAAAAACAATATGCAGCTGGAAATGTCAGTGATTCTGAAGTCATGTCACCAGCTTCTAGGCACTCATGGGAATATATCAATAGGTTTGGCAGCCCTTATTCTTGTTCCTCCTTGAGCCGTGCTGCTTATTCCCATGAATCTTCAGTTTCCAGAGAAGCCAAGAAGCGACTCTCGGAGAGATGGGCGATGGTGGCATCTAATGGCAGTTGTCAAGAACAAAGACAAATGAGAAGAAGCAACAGCAGCACTTTAGGTGAAATGCTTGCTCTTTCTGATATTAAGATGACCAGAAGCATAGAGCAGGACAATATTAAAGAAGATCCCCAGATTTCAAATTCCAACTCTCCGAGTAATTCCAAAGATGATGAAGGTAACCACAAGTCACCAAAGAATCTTTTGAGATCTATGTCTGTTCCTGTATCCTCTACTGCATTCAGTTCACAGTTGAATGTGGGTGCCCCAGATCCTGTGACAGGAGAAAATGACCTTTCCAAGCATACAACAAAATCTAGAAGTACAAAATCATCATTGAAAGGGAAGTTCTCAAATCTTTTTTTCTCTAGAGCCAAAAAGCCAAACAAAGACGGAGCCAAGTGTCTGCAATCCAATGATGACTTGCACTCTGGTCCAAAGCCTTTACGTTCTCTATCAGAAATTGACAAATACAGTGGTCAATTCCTTGATGATCCAGGGGTTGAGTGCTCAAGAACCAATCTTCGTGAATCATCATGTGCACTAACTTGCGAAGATTTGGTTGAGAAGCAAGCCACAATCTCTCCTGAG GTTGTGTTCTCTGGAGCAAGATCTGTGTGCGCTAGATACCTATGTGAGAACCAGGATCAGCCAAGTCCTATATCAGTTTTGGAGACACCATTTGAAGAGGATGACCATCTAGCATGTATATCATCTGGAGGTATCAAGCCAGACCGTCATG GTGCCGAGTTATCTGTTCACTCTTTAAGGTCCAATTTGATTGACAAATCTCCTCCAATAGGATCAATTGCACGTACATTGTCATGGGATGATACTTGTGCAGATACAGCCAGTTCAGTTTGTGTAAGACCATCATCATCCACTCAGAGGACAGAGGAAGTAGAACGTGAATGGTTCTCTTTTGTTCAAACATTACTAACCGTGGCCGGCCTTGATGAAGTGCAGCTTGATGCTTTCTCAACCATGTGGCATTCTCCTGAAAGCCCTTTGGACCCATCACTCAGAGAAAAATACATTGATCTGAATGAGAAGGAGACACTACACGAGTCTAAGCGAAGGCAAAGGAGATCAACCCAAAAGCTTGTGTTCGATTGTGTAAATGCAGCTTTACTAGAAATTGCAGAATATGGGGCAGACAACTTCCAAAAAGCCATACCTTATATGGGGGTCCATAATAATCTACCACAGGGAACAACTAGACTAGTATTATTGGAACAAGTGTGGGACTGGATGAAGGAATGGTTTTCTAGTGAAGTGAAATATCTGTCTACTGATGGTGGGGACTTAAACAGCCTGGTGGTTGAGGAAATGGTAGGGAAGGAGGTGATGGGCAAAATGTGGCTTGAAAACTTGAGATTTGAATTAGACAATGTAGGAGTCGAAATTGAAGAGAAGTTGCTCGAAGAGCTTGTGAATGAATCCGTCGTTGAATTGACATGTAAAATGTGA
- the LOC107031451 gene encoding uncharacterized protein LOC107031451 isoform X3, which produces MKMLIAQEMSKEVGSGHNPPSVVAKLMGLDALPQKSVPAIRSHFGGHSRCHTDSSFSYCQEENEYSTEELQQELHQYPEQNEYKDVYEVWRHPPKMNSVRSESPQKARHDDQISFEKKSAFVRQKFIEAKCLSIDEQLRQSKEFQDALDVLSSNTDLFLKFLQEPNPMFTQHLSNLQSIPPPPETKRITVLRPSKMIDDCKFSGSVKKNEKDISRAIHIVQGNKAKSHMAFSPPIANWNIHENHAQPTRIVVLKPSLGKTHNFIDASSSPSASPRVSQTETSFVHMEVDEAQESREVAKAITQHMRVNIGGHQRDEILLSSEFANGYIGDESSFNKSEKQYAAGNVSDSEVMSPASRHSWEYINRFGSPYSCSSLSRAAYSHESSVSREAKKRLSERWAMVASNGSCQEQRQMRRSNSSTLGEMLALSDIKMTRSIEQDNIKEDPQISNSNSPSNSKDDEGNHKSPKNLLRSMSVPVSSTAFSSQLNVGAPDPVTGENDLSKHTTKSRSTKSSLKGKFSNLFFSRAKKPNKDGAKCLQSNDDLHSGPKPLRSLSEIDKYSGQFLDDPGVECSRTNLRESSCALTCEDLVEKQATISPEVVFSGARSVCARYLCENQDQPSPISVLETPFEEDDHLACISSGGIKPDRHGAELSVHSLRSNLIDKSPPIGSIARTLSWDDTCADTASSVCVRPSSSTQRTEEVEREWFSFVQTLLTVAGLDEVQLDAFSTMWHSPESPLDPSLREKYIDLNEKETLHESKRRQRRSTQKLVFDCVNAALLEIAEYGADNFQKAIPYMGVHNNLPQGTTRLVLLEQVWDWMKEWFSSEVKYLSTDGGDLNSLVVEEMVGKEVMGKMWLENLRFELDNVGVEIEEKLLEELVNESVVELTCKM; this is translated from the exons ATGAAGATGCTCATAGCCCAAGAAATGTCCAAGGAAGTAGGTTCTGGTCATAATCCACCTAGTGTTGTTGCTAAGCTGATGGGGCTTGATGCTCTTCCGCAGAAATCTGTTCCGGCCATAAGAAGtcattttggaggtcattcacGGTGTCATACAGATTCCTCTTTCAGCTATTGCCAGGAAGAAAATGAATACTCGACGGAAGAACTGCAGCAAGAATTACATCAATACCCCGAGCAGAATGAATATAAAGATGTTTATGAAGTTTGGCGGCACCCCCCAAAAATGAACTCTGTGAGAAGTGAATCCCCACAAAAGGCAAGACACGATGATCAAATTAGTTTTGAAAAGAAGTCAGCTTTTGTTCGTCAGAAGTTTATTGAAGCAAAATGTTTATCCATAGATGAACAACTTCGCCAGTCTAAGGAATTCCAAGATGCATTGGATGTCTTAAGTTCCAACACGGATCTGTTCCTCAAGTTTCTGCAAGAACCAAATCCAATGTTTACTCAGCATTTATCCAATTTGCAGTCTATACCTCCTCCACCTGAGACAAAGCGAATAACTGTTCTAAGACCATCAAAGATGATTGATGATTGTAAATTTAGTGGATCAGTgaagaaaaatgagaaagatATAAGCAGAGCCATCCATATAGTCCAGGGCAACAAGGCCAAATCTCATATGGCATTTTCTCCTCCTATAGCAAATTGGAACATTCATGAAAATCATGCTCAACCTACACGGATTGTTGTATTAAAACCAAGTCTTGGTAAGACTCACAACTTTATTGATGCAAGTTCTTCTCCATCTGCATCACCAAGAGTATCACAAACTGAAACAAGTTTTGTCCACATGGAGGTTGATGAAGCTCAAGAATCAAGAGAAGTGGCAAAGGCTATTACACAGCACATGCGAGTAAACATAGGTGGACATCAAAGGGATGAAATATTACTTTCTTCTGAATTTGCAAATGGCTACATTGGTGATGAAAGCTCATTTAATAAATCTGAAAAACAATATGCAGCTGGAAATGTCAGTGATTCTGAAGTCATGTCACCAGCTTCTAGGCACTCATGGGAATATATCAATAGGTTTGGCAGCCCTTATTCTTGTTCCTCCTTGAGCCGTGCTGCTTATTCCCATGAATCTTCAGTTTCCAGAGAAGCCAAGAAGCGACTCTCGGAGAGATGGGCGATGGTGGCATCTAATGGCAGTTGTCAAGAACAAAGACAAATGAGAAGAAGCAACAGCAGCACTTTAGGTGAAATGCTTGCTCTTTCTGATATTAAGATGACCAGAAGCATAGAGCAGGACAATATTAAAGAAGATCCCCAGATTTCAAATTCCAACTCTCCGAGTAATTCCAAAGATGATGAAGGTAACCACAAGTCACCAAAGAATCTTTTGAGATCTATGTCTGTTCCTGTATCCTCTACTGCATTCAGTTCACAGTTGAATGTGGGTGCCCCAGATCCTGTGACAGGAGAAAATGACCTTTCCAAGCATACAACAAAATCTAGAAGTACAAAATCATCATTGAAAGGGAAGTTCTCAAATCTTTTTTTCTCTAGAGCCAAAAAGCCAAACAAAGACGGAGCCAAGTGTCTGCAATCCAATGATGACTTGCACTCTGGTCCAAAGCCTTTACGTTCTCTATCAGAAATTGACAAATACAGTGGTCAATTCCTTGATGATCCAGGGGTTGAGTGCTCAAGAACCAATCTTCGTGAATCATCATGTGCACTAACTTGCGAAGATTTGGTTGAGAAGCAAGCCACAATCTCTCCTGAG GTTGTGTTCTCTGGAGCAAGATCTGTGTGCGCTAGATACCTATGTGAGAACCAGGATCAGCCAAGTCCTATATCAGTTTTGGAGACACCATTTGAAGAGGATGACCATCTAGCATGTATATCATCTGGAGGTATCAAGCCAGACCGTCATG GTGCCGAGTTATCTGTTCACTCTTTAAGGTCCAATTTGATTGACAAATCTCCTCCAATAGGATCAATTGCACGTACATTGTCATGGGATGATACTTGTGCAGATACAGCCAGTTCAGTTTGTGTAAGACCATCATCATCCACTCAGAGGACAGAGGAAGTAGAACGTGAATGGTTCTCTTTTGTTCAAACATTACTAACCGTGGCCGGCCTTGATGAAGTGCAGCTTGATGCTTTCTCAACCATGTGGCATTCTCCTGAAAGCCCTTTGGACCCATCACTCAGAGAAAAATACATTGATCTGAATGAGAAGGAGACACTACACGAGTCTAAGCGAAGGCAAAGGAGATCAACCCAAAAGCTTGTGTTCGATTGTGTAAATGCAGCTTTACTAGAAATTGCAGAATATGGGGCAGACAACTTCCAAAAAGCCATACCTTATATGGGGGTCCATAATAATCTACCACAGGGAACAACTAGACTAGTATTATTGGAACAAGTGTGGGACTGGATGAAGGAATGGTTTTCTAGTGAAGTGAAATATCTGTCTACTGATGGTGGGGACTTAAACAGCCTGGTGGTTGAGGAAATGGTAGGGAAGGAGGTGATGGGCAAAATGTGGCTTGAAAACTTGAGATTTGAATTAGACAATGTAGGAGTCGAAATTGAAGAGAAGTTGCTCGAAGAGCTTGTGAATGAATCCGTCGTTGAATTGACATGTAAAATGTGA